A stretch of the Equus quagga isolate Etosha38 chromosome 9, UCLA_HA_Equagga_1.0, whole genome shotgun sequence genome encodes the following:
- the GPX8 gene encoding probable glutathione peroxidase 8 isoform X2: protein MVSLEKFKGKVALVVNVASDCQLTDRNYLGLQELHKEFGPFHFSVLAFPCNQFGESEPRPSNEVVSFARNNYGATFPIFHKIKILGSEADPAFRFLVDSSKKEPRWNFWKYLVNPEGQVVKFWRPEEPIDVIRPEIAALIRQMILKKKEDL, encoded by the exons ATGGTTTCTCTGGAAAAGTTTAAAGGCAAA GTTGCACTAGTTGTAAACGTGGCTAGTGACTGCCAACTCACAGACAGAAATTACTTAGGACTGCAGGAACTGCACAAAGAGTTTGGACCATTCCACTTCAGCGTCCTGGCTTTTCCATGCAATCAGTTTGGAGAATCGGAGCCCCGCCCAAGCAACGAAGTAGTATCTTTTGCAAGAAATAACTACGGAGCAACGTTCCCCATCTTCCACAAGATTAAGATTCTAGGATCTGAAGCAGACCCTGCATTTAGATTTCTCGTTG ATTCTTCAAAGAAGGAACCAAGGTGGAATTTTTGGAAGTATCTGGTCAACCCTGAGGGTCAAGTTGtgaagttctggaggccagaggagcCCATTGATGTCATCAGGCCTGAGATAGCAGCTCTGATTAGACAAAtgatcttaaaaaagaaagaggatctATGA
- the GPX8 gene encoding probable glutathione peroxidase 8 isoform X1: protein MEPLTAYPLRCSGPKAKVFAVLLSMVLCTVMLFLLQLKFLKPKINSFYAFEVKDARGRMVSLEKFKGKVALVVNVASDCQLTDRNYLGLQELHKEFGPFHFSVLAFPCNQFGESEPRPSNEVVSFARNNYGATFPIFHKIKILGSEADPAFRFLVDSSKKEPRWNFWKYLVNPEGQVVKFWRPEEPIDVIRPEIAALIRQMILKKKEDL, encoded by the exons ATGGAGCCTCTCACAGCTTACCCGTTAAGATGCTCAGGGCCCAAAGCAAAGGTATTTGCAGTTTTGCTGTCTATGGTTCTGTGCACAGTAATGCTATTTCTTCTACAACTAAAATTTCTAAAACCTAAAATCAACAGCTTTTATGCCTTTGAAGTGAAAGATGCAAGAGGAAGAATGGTTTCTCTGGAAAAGTTTAAAGGCAAA GTTGCACTAGTTGTAAACGTGGCTAGTGACTGCCAACTCACAGACAGAAATTACTTAGGACTGCAGGAACTGCACAAAGAGTTTGGACCATTCCACTTCAGCGTCCTGGCTTTTCCATGCAATCAGTTTGGAGAATCGGAGCCCCGCCCAAGCAACGAAGTAGTATCTTTTGCAAGAAATAACTACGGAGCAACGTTCCCCATCTTCCACAAGATTAAGATTCTAGGATCTGAAGCAGACCCTGCATTTAGATTTCTCGTTG ATTCTTCAAAGAAGGAACCAAGGTGGAATTTTTGGAAGTATCTGGTCAACCCTGAGGGTCAAGTTGtgaagttctggaggccagaggagcCCATTGATGTCATCAGGCCTGAGATAGCAGCTCTGATTAGACAAAtgatcttaaaaaagaaagaggatctATGA